The region atgaaagtgaaagaggagaatggaaaagctggcttaagactcaacattcaaaaaatgaagatcatggtatccggtcttaacacttcatggcaaatagatgaggaaacagtggaaacagtgacagactcatTTTTTCTTTGGCTTGAAAATCACTGGCGATGCAGACTGTaggcatgaagttaaaagatgcttgctccttggaagaaaagctatgatcaacctaggcagcatattaaaaagcagagacattagtttgctgacagtgatctgtatagtcaaagctatggtttttccagtggtcatgtatggatgtgagagttggatcataaagaaagctgagtgccgaagaattgatgctttttgaactgtggtgttggaaaagactcgagagtcccttggactgcaaggagctcaaaccagtccatcccaaggactcaaatcaatcctgaatattcattggaaggacagatgctgaagctgaagctctaacactttagccacctgatgcgaagaactgactcagaaaagacactgatgctgggaaagattcaaggcaggagaattggacgacagaggatgagatggttggatggcatcaccgactcaatggacatgagtttgagcaagctctgggagtggtgatggatagggaagcctggtgtgctgcagtccatgtggtcacaaacagttggatactactgagtaactgaactgaactgaagattcagTAATGGGATGGATTAAAGTTTTTGGGTAGAAAAGAAGCATGATGTAGTCTGTCAGAAATTTTGAGAACAAAGAGTAAGTGATTGCTCCTAAATACTACAATTAATTTGACTGACAATTGGGCGTTAAGAGAACCCACACAGGAAAGAGCAGGTtttaaggaaaggaaatgaaataccAATTCAATACATGCATTTTAGTAAACTTTTTTGTATCTAGGCCATTTTTCACAGTAAATTTTATTGTAAATGCTTAATCCTAGAAAACATGTACACATGGGTGTGCTCCTATAACAAACAAATTTAACAGGGTGGCTTGAAAAGAGAAAGCAGTAATAATTTGACCCTTCAGGACCTTTTGCTTTTGTCAAATTTTTTAATCGTTCCTCTTCAAGTATATAGAatgctgaaagaagaaaagataaatttttcAATTGTTAATTGCCAAATTTTGCTTATAGTATATTATTATTCAAAAAGCTCTTTGTCACTTGCTTCTTCCAATTTAGAAATAACTGGCTTTGTTTGTTCCTCTGACTACAGTTCTAACAGGACTGGTTTTATTCGGATTTTCAAAAGAAAGCTCAGTAGTACAAATGGGTTTTTGAATCAAATATGAACCTTCATAATGGGACAAAGGCCACATTTACAGAAAACTGACTTATGTCCCAGGCACTCGGCAGGACACtttaacttgcccaaagtcagagATTATGTCACAGAGCTAGGATTCATATTCAGGTCTACCTGACTGTAGAGCTTTTCTGCCACATCACATTGATTCTTCATTGATTCTTGAATGTATTTCAAAAATTTATAAATCCATTTTTACTCTGTAGCTGTAAAAGAATTTCACACAGTATGTTAGGGAAAACTGATTGAAACTGCCTGCCCTGGCTAGGCACCATAGCAACCATTTGCATGAATTATTTTTTGACAGGTGGGCCAGGTAAGGCATGCAGAACCAACAAGTAAACACCAGccagaagaattcaggaaaggtcaaaaagaGATGCCACCTGTCCTACTgatctcccagaatcctcctcactGAAATTCATTTTGGTTGAGCAATGgccgagccaccaggaaggaccctgagtcagaatgattggccagagacaatcTGGAAACTAATCTCATCACCATCAAACCGGAGGCTTTGAGTCACGTAGCAGAGTCCTCCTGCTCTTAGCCTAAGggcccctttttattttttttttatttatttatttatttattttttttaatattattttattagttggaggccaatcacctcacaacatttcagtgggttttgtcatacattgacatgaatcagccatatagttacatgtattccccatcccgatcccccctcccacctccctccccacccgactcctcagggtcctcccagtgcaccaggcccgagcacctgactcatgtatcccacctgggctggtggtccgtttcaccatagataatatacatgctgttctttcaaaacatcccaccctcacgttctcccccagagttcaaaagtctgttctgtatttctgtgtctctttttctgttttgcatatagggttatcgccaccatctatctaaattccgtatatatgtgttagtatactgtaatgttctttatctttctgacttacttcactctgtataatgggctccagtttcatccatctcattagaactgattcaaatgaattctttttaagggctgagtaatattccatggtgtatatgtaccacagcttccttatccattcatctgctgatgggcatctaggttgcttccatgtcctggctattataaacagtgctgcgatgaacattggggtgcacgtgtctctttcagatctggattcctcagtgtgtatgcccagaagtggtattgctgggtcatatggcagttctatttccagttttttaagaaatctccacactgttttccatagtggctgtactagtttgcattcccaccaacagtgtaagagggttcccttttctccacaccctctccagcatttattgcttgtagacttttggatagcagccatcctgactggcgtgtaatggtacctcattgtggttttgatttgcatttctctgatgatgagtgatgttgagcatcttttcatgtgtttgttagccatctgtatgtcttctttggagaaatgtctgtttagttctttggcccattttttgattgggtcgtttatttttctggaattgagcttcaggagttgcttgtatatttttgagattaatcctttgtctgtttcctcatttgttattattttctcccaatctgagggctgtcttttcaccttacttatagtttcctttgttgtgcaaaagcttttaattttcattaagtcccatttgtttatttttgcttttatttccaatattctgggaggtgggtcatagaagatcttgctgtgatttatgtcggagagtgttttgcctatgttctcctctaggagttttatagtttctggtcttacatttagatctttaatccattttgagtttatttttgtgtatggtgttaggaagtgttctagtttcattcttttacaagtggttaaccagttatcccagcaccacttgttaaagagattgtcttttttccattgtatatccttgcctcctttgtcaaagataagctgtccataggttcgtggatttatctctgggctttctattctgttccattgatctatatttctgtctttgtgccagtaccatactgtcttgatgactgtggctttgtagtagagtctgaagtcaggcaagttgattcctccagttccattcttctttctcaagattactttggctattcgaggttttttgtatttccatacaaattgtgaaattatttgttctagttctgtgaaaaataccgttggtagcttgatagggattgcattgaatctatagattgctttgggtagaatagccattttgacaatattgattcttccaatccatgaacacggtatgtttctccaactgtttgtgtcctctttgatttctttcatcagtgttttatagttttctatgtataggtcttttgtttctttaggtagatatactcctaagtattttattctttttgttgcaatggtgaatggtattgtttccttaatttctctttctgttttttcattgttagtgtataggaatgcaagggatttctgtgtgttaattttatatcctgcaactttactatattcattaattagctctagtaattttctggaagagtctttagggttttctatgtagaggatcatgtcatctgcaaacagcgagagtttcacttcttcttttcctatctggattccttttatgtctttttctgctctgattgctgtggccaaaacttccaacactatgttgaatagtagtggtgagagtgggcatccttgtcttgttcctgatttcagaggaaatgctttcaatttttcaccattgagggtgatgcttgctgtgggtttgtcatatatagcttttattatgttgaggtatgttccttctattcctgctttaatgatcaaaggatcaatccaagaagaagatataacaattataaatatatatgcacccaacataggagcaccgcaatatgtacggcaaacactaacgagtatgaaagaggaaattaatagtaacacaataatagtgggagactttaataccccactcacaaccatggatagatcaactaaacagaaaatcaacaaggaaacacaaaccttaaatgatacaatggaccagctagacctaattgatatctataggacatttcaccccaaaacaatcaacttcacctttttctcaagtgcacacggaaccttctccagaatagatcacatcctgggccataaatctggtcttggaaaattcaaaaaaattgaaatcattccagtcatcttttctgaccacagtgcagtaagattagatctcaattacaggaaaaaaaattgttaaaaattccaacatatggaggctaaataacacgcttctgaataaccaacaaatcatagaagaaatcaaaaaagaaatcaaagtatgtatagaaataaatgaaaatgaaaacacaacaacccaaaacctatgggacactgtaaaagcagtgctaagggggaggttcatagcattacaggcacacatcaagaaacaagaaaaaagccaaataaataacctaactctacacctaaaacaattagagaaggaagaaatgaagaaccccagggttagcagaaggaaagaaatcttaaaaattagggcagaaataaatgcaaaagaaactaaagagaccatagcaaaaatcaacaaagctaaaagctggttttttgaaaaaataaacaaaattgacaaaccattagcaagactcattaagaaacaaagagagaagaaccaaattaacaaaataagaaatgaaaagggtgagatcacaacagacaacactgaaatacaaaggatcataagagactactaccagcagctctatgccaataaaatggacaacttggatgaaatggacaaattcttagaaaagtataactttccaaaactgaaccaggaagaaatagaagatcttaacagagccatcacaagcaaggaaatcgaaactgtaatcagaaatcttccagcaaacaaaagcccaggaccagatggcttcacagctgaattctaccaaaaatttagagaagagctaacacctatcttactcaaactcttccagaaaattgcagaagaaggtaaacttccaaactcattctatgaggccaccatcaccctaattccaaaaccagacaaagatgccacaaaaaaagaaaactacaggccaatatcactgatgaacatagatgcaaaaatccttaacaaaattctagcaaacagaatccaacaacatattaaaaaaatcatacaccatgaccaagtgggctttatcccaggaatgcaaggattctttaatatccgcaaatcgatcaacgtaatacaccacattaacaaattgaaagataaaaaacatatgattatctcaatagatgcagagaaagcctttgacaaaattcaacactcatttatgattaagggcccctttttaaataaaatctcttgctttgtcaatacGTGTCGCCTcaaacaattcatttctgagcgttagacaagagcccccatgggtcccccttcctgccacaaatacataaaaaaaatttattcttctGTTCAAGTTAAAATATGTTAAGACAGTTTGAGGTCATGTTGCTGGATATTCCATGACCCATTTCTTACTCTCTTTAGCTCTATTTCCTTTTACCATTAGCTACTTCATCATCCTTCACTGTATAAGTTATTAAACCTTCCAACTATCTTTTGACTCACTGGAATATGTGTGCTCTTATATGCACACACTTGGTTGACTAGAACAGAAGGAGGCCAGTGGTATGTATGAGCAATGTGATTTATTATGGACAAATAGTAGGAAAAATGCTACTAATATCCACAGATAAGTTCCTTAAGTCAAATGTAAAGAGACAATATTattaaaagtttgctttatttttctgttgaatcAAGTATCAATACTATCTCCCAATTACATTTTATGCCTTACAAACATTAGCACAGTTAGTATCAGCTCATCATCAACTGAGTAATAAATCAAACTAGGTCCCGGTGGTTACGTCCATATCTAGATTGCCAGGGTGATCAGGAACTCTTATTTGTTTGCTTTAGCTTTTAGTTCTTGGTTATatctataaagaaaacagaaaaaaaaagcatgaatcacaataaacacattcattttttaactaaaaaatttttttctttttttggttgcactgcacagcatgtgggatcttaattccctgaccagggataggatccatgccccctgcagtggaaatgtggaatcttaaccaccggaccaccagaaagtccctagataatatttataataagacGGGAATGAGAAGcatattccatttcttctttttcactaGTCAAGAGGCTatatagttgtaaatacaatctTGCCAGGGGCTTATAGGTAGAAATATGCAGAAAGGAGAATAACCTAAGGACTTTATTTGAATCTGGCTTGAAACTGTCAAAAAGTCTTAACTGACTTACAGTTAGCTATACAAAAGTATTAATTTAATGtaagaatattttcattcttGAACTATATGAGAGTATGACAAATGTGAACATATGTATAAAATTTACCAAAACGTAGTCACCTagagcttttaattttatattcacaaAGCATCTTCCCTGAGAATACAATCAGTTGGGAATGAGCCTGTCTAGTCACTAAAAATATAATTCTGTGACACAGGCTGGCTACTGGCTTAGGAGGTGTAACATTTAAGTTTTTTGAAACTAAGGACAATTTCTTCATTTCTCATTAATTCTCAATTTTCACTAATTCAAAGAAGAACTAACCACAAAGCTACAGAATCTTTCTGTTTTACAACACCCTGGGCTTCATTTACTAATCTTCTCAGCTGAAAATAGAGGGGAAAATTGAACAAGCACAAGAAGGAAGCTATTCTAAGAAGCCTATCATACCTCCTATACGTCTCAAAAGGCCCTGATTTCAAACATTAAACCCTATTTTCCTGAGCGCTCCAGAGAGtccaacatttgtttttctaactAAATCTCTCAATCTGCTATTTTAATTGTAAGGCTAAATATCCTTTTATTAAATTGTATCTGAATTTCTGCtattagaaataacatttttgaaTGTGGCACTTAGTGTTCTCATAGTTTTACTATCATGAGTTAATATAAGGTTAAAATAAGATGGTGTATGAGAAAAGTACTCTGTGAATAAAATCACTGCACAAACCGAAGTTTATATTGATATAAACCTAAATTTATATTAGGTTTATTAAGACCTAATTATGACCTAAAAGACCTAATTATGACCTAATTAAGACCTAAAAATGGTTATCAGGCATTTGTAGAATAAGGGAGTATTCATCTATCTGTTATGTCCTAGATTATTATGAAAAGATTACACAATTAAGCTGCAAGTAAAGCCAGATATGGTAcagataaatgaaattaaatgtacTATACACTACAAAATAGAATGctttctgaaaagaaggaatattACACAACTCAATGTTCTCTAATTTTATATTGAGATCATTCAATTTTTTTAGCCAAAGAAATTCATaacatttttttgtaattttggaAGGTCCTATGGTTCAAACAAAGCCAGAGCCTTCATCTAAGCTCATTCCAGAGTGTTAGCTAGTCACTGACAAATAATATTAATTACTGAATAAATagtttcaagggcttcccaggtggctcagtggtaaagaatctgcctgcaatataggagatgcgggtttgattcttgggtggggaagtttccctggataaggaaatagcaacccactctagtattcttgcctgggaaatcccatggacagaagagcctggtgggctacagttcatagggtcacaaatagttggacacaactgaatgactaaacgacaacaaaaaCATGGAGAGCTTACCTCCAAATACGAAAGAGCTGAGAGGCTCCTGCTGTCCCAACAAAGAAATTAACAGCAAATAGACTCCAGTTTTTTGGAATAATTACAAGTGAGTATCTTGACCAAATAAAGCctgttgaaataaaatatttttaaaaaacagcatagGTATTGCCTCAATCTTATCTAAACATTTAATATTAGAGTAAAATAATTAgactaagattttattttcttgggctccaaaatcgctgcagatggtaactgcagccatgaaattaatagatgcttgttccttggaataaaagctatgacaaacctagcgaggatattaaaaagtagagacatccctttgccaacaatagtcaaaggtatggtttttccagtagtcatgtatggatatgacagttggaccacagagaaggctgagtgctgaggaactgatgttttcaaactgtggtgctggagaagactcttttttcttggagaagactcttgagagtcccttggacagcaagaagatcaaaccaatcaatcctaaaggaaatcaacccagaatattcattggaaggactgacgctaaagctgaagtttCAGTACTATGGTTATagagctgactccctggaaaagaccctaatgctgggacagattgagggcaggaggagaagggggtaacagaggacgAGACTGGGTGGCATCcgcaactcaacagacatgggtttgagcaaactccgggagatagtgaaacagagtagcctggcatgcttcagtccatggggtcacaaagagtcagacacgacttagcgactgaaaagcAGCAGCATAAAGTAGGGGAAAAAGGTTATAGTCTGAGATTTAATGAAGTTGGTATAATTCAGGATTACACAGAACGCTCAGTTATTACatcaaagaaaaacttttataacCCTCCTTCTGCCTTCTTCGGCTATAGTCTAATAACTGCCTAAAGGTAATACCATTAATttctttgtgtgtgagtgtgcgtgtatGTATTTCAAATGTTAAACAGTCAAGTAAATTGATGTAAAACTAATTATTGAATGTCCTATATGGAAGATATTCAGTTAATTTACCTGTAGCCATCAAAACAGCAGATTGAGCCGTGCTGAGTTTTTCTGCAGGTCTGGCCATGTCAGCCAATCCAGCACACACCAGCCCctggaaataaatgttttttcaatGTTACTCTTTTTTAGAAGTGGAAGTATCAGAGTGttggtataattttaaatttctcagttAGGTAATTTTTCCTTAATGTCAAAGTATACATGGTCATTTCTTCTCTGGCATATTTTTAATACTGTCTTTTATAGAATCATTCTACTCATACTCCACCACCAGCATCAGTCAGAAAGTTGAGTAATGAGTCCTAATAGAATATTAGTTATGCTACTCTACTACACAGATTAGAATACATAATAGAATgatttttattgctgaaaaattCACTCCTACACAAAATAAAGAGATACTGGGACAAAGAACCCCTATGTACCCATCACCCAGTCAACAATTATTGAGATTCTGCCATACTTACCttttctcctccctttctccttttttctttaagtattttaaatcaaATTCTAAACATGTCATTAGAAAACACGGTCTTAAGAAATTCATTTTCAACTTCCCTTGAGGTCCAGAGGCTAGGAATACGTATGCCAATGCGGAGGACATGagctggatccctggtctgggaagatcccacctgccaaggagcagctaagcccagagccacaactattgaagcttGGGTGTTCGAGTGTCCAAGttcagcaactactgagcccgcctgctgcagctactgaggccTGAGTGCTCTAGAggtggtgctctgcaacaaaaagagccactgctcgctgcaactagagaaagcctgtgtgcagcaaggaagacccaagaaagccaaaaataaataaataaattcattttcaggTTTTATTCAGTTCCTAAAAGAtgcatgaaacattaaaaaacagtttttttctCCTAAATAGAACACATGTATACTAGtgaatttatatacaaatttaaaccaattaaaatgatttttatttaataaagtcaTTGGTTCAAGAAAGCAGTGATTCTGGCTCAATGTGGCAAATGGTTAAATACAGAAGTGGAAGTAAGAGGTATATCATAACTAACACtacttttcttcttaattttcacCCATAGTCATGTGATTTTCTTCTCAAATAGCTCCAAATCATCACTCTTACTTTTTTCTTCCAGGTCCTAACATACATTTTCTCTCTTGCATATTTGTTCCACTTTGGCAGGGTGAAATACTGCCCTTGTATAGGGGAAGAAGGGGACTGGTTTCCATCATTATTCTACTCGGTCCATGTATTACTACATTGTGGCTTTTCAAATACACTAGAGGCTATATTCTAGCATTGTCTTTTGGAAGAAGTTAACAGCCATGATTGTGTTTATGCTCAGAGtatacatttcatttttctagGACATATTAGTAATCGTTCTCCCTcacaaagatcctgagtgcctgctcccacagttctttttcttttcttcttgaaatcatcttctttcttaatatagatgtatatattttcTGATCCATATACAAAGACGTTGGAGATATCATGCCCTTTGACTCTAGTATTTTAGTGTATATTTGCTAAGGACAAGACTATCTTCCCATTTTCTTAATCCATAATCTAATCACAAAGTTTAACATGGACAAGACACTGTTGTCTAATGTATAGTTCACAGTTAAATTTTGACATAGTTAAAACTGTCCcaaaatgtcttaaaaaaattgttttttcttgtCTAGAGTAGTTAAGTCAGGAGAATACACTGCATTTGGATGTTACACCTTTTAGTCTTCTTCtgaaactgaagtatagttggtttataataCTATATTACTTAGTTTCCtttcctgaatttttaaaaagccctttCAATTTCTATACCACTCTAATGTCATGTAAATTACCTTAGAAAATCTTATTGTGAATATACTTATCTCTGTCATTTAGAAGTTTGATGACTTTGGTCAAGTTATAtaatactctctctctctttttttttttttggccatacagCTTattggatcttagctccctgacaagggattgaatttGGGCAGCCTGCAGTGGGAgcgctga is a window of Muntiacus reevesi chromosome 1, mMunRee1.1, whole genome shotgun sequence DNA encoding:
- the MPC2 gene encoding mitochondrial pyruvate carrier 2; the protein is MSAAGVRGLRATYHRVLDRVELLLPEKLRPLYNHPAGPRTVFFWAPIMKWGLVCAGLADMARPAEKLSTAQSAVLMATGFIWSRYSLVIIPKNWSLFAVNFFVGTAGASQLFRIWRYNQELKAKANK